The Pseudoxanthomonas suwonensis sequence GCAGCGAGCCCCGCGGCCCGCAGCTGTTCATCAGCCGCGGCGCGCCGGAGTTCATGATCGAGCTGTTCAAGCTCGAGGTGCCTGAAGTCGGCCAGGGCCTGGTCGAGATCAAGGCCTGCGCCCGCGACCCGGGCGACCGCGCCAAGATCGCGGTGATCGCCCACGACACCCGCACCGATCCGATCGGCGCCTGCATCGGCATGCGCGGCTCGCGCGTGCAGGCGGTGTCCAACGAGCTCAACGGCGAGCGCGTGGACATCGTGCTGTGGAACGACAACCCGGCCAACTTCGTCATCAACGCGATGGCCCCGGCCGAGGTCCAGTCGATCATCGTCGACGAGGACAAGCATTCGATGGACCTGGCCGTGGCCGAGGACCGCCTGGCCCAGGCGATCGGCAAGGGCGGCCAGAACGTGCGCCTGGCCAGCCGCCTGACCGGCTGGCAGCTCAACGTCATGACCCAGGACCAGGTCGCGGCCAAGTCCGAAGCCGAGCAGGCCGTGGCCCGCCAGCTGTTCATGGACAAGCTGGAGGTCGACGAGGAGATCGCCGGGATCCTGGTGGCCGAGGGCTTCAGCACGGTCGAGGAGATCGCCTACGTGCCGGTCGGCGAGCTGCTGGCGGTGGAGGGCTTCGACGAGGACATCGTCGAGGAACTGCGCTCGCGCGCCCGCGACGCCCTGCTCAACGAGGCGCTGGCGGTGGAGGAGGAGCTGGACGAGCACCAGCCGGCCGAGGACCTGCTGGCCCTGGAGGGGATGGACGAGGAGACCGCCTTCGCCCTGGCCAGCCACGGCGTGCGCACCAGCGAGGACCTGTCCGACCTGGCCGCCGACGAGGTCGCCGAGTTCGGCATCGAGGGCCTGGACGAGGCCCGCGCAGCGGCGTTGATCCTGGCCGCCCGCGCCGAGGAAATTGCCCGTCTGGAGCGTGGCGCATGAGCGCCACAGGGGCCCGCCTGGAGCGCGGCGAATGATCCGGCGATGAACACCGCCCTGCACCGTCCAGGGCTTAGAATCCGCGCTTCCCTTGCTCTCGGCGAGGGGGCGCCACCAAGAGCATAGGATCCGAATGTCGCAGCAAACCACCATCCGCAAGCTCGCCGAGCTGGTCAATACCCCCGTCGAGAAGCTGCTGGAGCAGCTGGCCGAAGCCGGCATGCCCTTCAGCGACCCCGACCAGGTCGTGACCAGCGCCGAGAAGCTCAAGCTGCTCGGTTTCCTCAAGCGCGCGCACGGCAAGGGCGACAGCCAGGCCGAGGAGATCGCCGCGCCGAAGAAGATCACCCTGGCCCGGCGCAAGGTCCAGGAGCTGACCGTCGGCGGCGGCCGCAGCAAGACCACGGTCAACGTCGAGGTGCGGCAGAAGCGCACCTACGTGAAGGGCGGCGAGAACGCCGCCGACACCGCTACCGCCCGGCCTGCCGGTCCGGTCAGCGACGAGCACGCCGAGGTCCTGCGCAAGCTGGAAGAGTCGCGCCAGCGCAACCTGGCCGAGCAGCAGCACCTGGCCGAGGTCGACCGTGTCCGCGCCGAGGAACTGGAGCGCAAGCGCCAGGAAGAGGAAGCGCAGCGCCAGGCCGAAGCCACCCAGCGCCAGGCCGAGGAAGAGCGCCAGAAGGGTCCCGCCGGGCGACCCCCGGCCGACGGCGAGGCCGCGGCCCCGCGTCCGGCACGCGCGCCGGCAGCCGCCCACCGTCCGGCGCCCGACCGTGGCGCCGACGACGGCCGCGGCCACAAGCACAAGACCCGTGGCTCGCACGCCATGGTCGCCGGCATCGAGGACGATTCGGCGGCCAGCCGTTTCGCCGGCCAGCTGCACCTGTCGGCCGCCGATCGCGCGCGTCGTACCAGCACGCGCCCGGGCAGCAAGCCCAAGCCGCGTCGCCAGGAGACGCGTGGAGGGTCCTCCGCCGGCGGCGCCGGCGGCTTCGAGCGTCCGACCGCGCCGGTGGTGCGCGAAGTGGCGATCGGCGACGCGATCACCGTGGCCGACCTGGCGCAGAAACTGGCGCTGAAGGGCGGCGACGTGGTCAAGGCGATGTTCAAGATGGGCGTGATGGCCACCATCACCCAGACCATCGACCACGACACCGCCGCACTGGTTACCGAGGAGCTGGGCCACAAGGTGATCCGTGCCGGCAGCGACGACGCCGAGAGCGAACTGCTCGCGCACGTGGAGCAGGCCGAAGGCGATCTGGCCGCGCGTCCGCCGGTGGTCACCATCATGGGCCACGTCGACCACGGCAAGACCTCGCTGCTGGACTACATCCGCCGCACCAAGGTCGCCCATGGCGAGGCCGGCGGCATCACCCAGCACATCGGCGCCTACCACGTCGAAACGCCCAAGGGCGTCATCAGCTTCCTGGATACCCCGGGCCACGCGGCCTTCACCTCGATGCGCGCGCGCGGCGCCAAGCTGACCGACATCGTGGTGCTGGTGGTGGCCGCCGACGACGGCGTCATGCCGCAGACCAAGGAAGCGATCCAGCACGCCAAGGCGGCCGGCGTGCCGCTGATCGTGGCGATCAACAAGATCGACAAGTCCGACGCCGACCCGATGCGGGTCAAGAACGAGCTGCTCGCCGAGCAGGTCGTGGCCGAGGACTTCGGCGGCGACACCCAGATGGTGGAGCTGTCGGCCAAGACCGGCGACGGCGTGGACGACCTGCTCGACGCGATCTCGCTGCAGGCCGAAGTGCTCGAGCTCAGGGCGGTGTCGGACGGACGCGCCAGCGGCGTGGTCATCGAGTCGGCGCTGGACAAGGGTCGCGGCCCGGTCGCCACCGTGCTGGTCCAGCAGGGCCAGCTGAAGAAGGGCGACTACCTGGTCTGCGGCATCCAGTACGGGCGCGTCCGCGCGCTGTTCGACGAGACCGGCGGCCAGCCGGCCTCGGCCGGCCCGTCGATCCCGGTCCAGGTGCTCGGCCTGTCGGGCGTGCCGGACGCCGGCGACGACTTCGTCGTGGTCAAGGACGAGCGCCTGGCCAAGGACGTGGCCCAGCAGCGCGACGCCAAGCGCCGCGAGTCGCGCCTGGTCCAGGCCGCGGGCAACCGCATGGAAGACGTCCTCGCGCAGATGGGCAAGGGCGAGGGCCAGCAGGTCCTCAACCTGCTGGTCAAGGCCGACGTGCAGGGTTCGGTGGAGGCGCTCAAGCAGTCGCTGACCGCGCTGTCCAACGACCAGATCCGGATCAACGTGATCAGTTCGGGCGTGGGCGGCATCACCGAGTCCGACGCCAACGTCGCCGCCACGACCAAGGCCACGGTGATCGGCTTCAACGTGCGCGCCGACGCCTCGGCGCGCAAGATCATCGAGTCCAACGGCGTGGACCTGCGCTACTTCTCGATCATCTACGACGTGATCGACCAGGTGAAGCAGGTCGCATCGGGCCTGCTGGGCGTGGAGATCCGCGAGGAGATCATCGGCATCGCCCAGGTGCGCGACGTGTTCCGCAGCTCCAAGTTCGGCGCGGTGGCCGGCTGCATGGTCATCGAGGGCGTGGTCAAGCGCAACAAGCCGATCCGCGTGCTGCGCGACAACACGGTCGTCTTCGAGGGCGAGCTGGAGTCGCTGCGCCGCTTCAAGGAGAACGTGGAGGAGGTCCGCAACGGCACCGAGTGCGGCATCGGCGTCAAGGAGTACAACGACGTCAAGCCGGGCGACCAGATCGAGTGCTTCGAGCGCATCGAGGTCCAGCGCACGCTGTAACCGTGCATCCGCCGGCGCCGCCGGCGCCTGCGCGATGACGGGACGGCCCCTGCGGCCGTCCCGCCGTTTCCGGGGAGCGCCACGTGCCTGCACGGCAGCGGGGCGCGCCACCCTCCGTCGGACCGGCCAGCCGGCCCGCGGGCAACACCACGGGCCGCAGCGGCGGCCCGGCAAGGAGATCGGGCCGCCGCGCCCGGCGAGGAGTCCGACATGCCGACCAAGTCCTTCCACCGCACCGATCGGGTCTCGGCGCAGCTGCGCCGAGAGCTGGGCACGCTGGTGCACGAGGCCGTGCGCGAACACGGACTGCCGTCGGTCAGCGTCTCCGACGTCGAGGTCAGCCGCGACCTGGCCCACGCCAAGGTGTTCGTCACCGCGCTGCTGCCGGAACGCTCGGCCGAGGCGGTGAAGGCGCTGAAGGAGCTGGCCAAGGTGCTGCGGACCGAGCTGGCCCGCCGGGTCAAGCTGCGCCACGTCCCCGAGCTGCACTTCCACTACGACGATTCGGTCGACCGCGGCGAGCGCATCGAAGCGCTGCTGAAGGAGAACCCGCCCTCCGGTTCCGATTCGTAGGAGCCGGGTTCAGCCGGCGACACGGGCGTCGGAATCATGAGGGAGTCGCTTGTGCCGGCGTGGCATGTCGCCGGCTGAACCCGGCTCCTACAGAAAAAACCGCGCCTCCCTCCGGTCCGGCATGAATTCCCCACGACGCTTCCGCCCCCTCGACGGCATCCTCCTGCTCGACAAGCCGGCCGGGATGAGCTCCAACGCCGCCCTGCAGGCGGCGCGGCGCCTGTTCCGCGCCGAGAAGGGCGGCCATACCGGCAGCCTGGATCCGCTGGCCACCGGCCTGCTGCCGCTGTGCTTCGGCGAGGCGACCAAGCTGGCCGGCCTGCTGCTGGGCTCGGACAAGGCCTACGAGGCCGGGATCGTGCTCGGCGCGACCACCGATACCGACGACGCCGACGGCCAGGTCCTGCGCCAGCGGCCGATGCCGGCGCTTGACCGCGCCGTGCTTGAGGCCGCGCTGGCCCCGTTCACCGGCGTCCTGCAGCAACGTGCCCCGGTCTATTCGGCGCTCAAGCAGGGCGGCGAGCCGCTGTACGCCCGTGCCCGGCGCGGGGAAGCGATCGAGGCGCCGGTGCGCGAGGTCGTGGTCCAGGCCATCGAACTGCTCGACTTCGGCCCGGACCGCCTGCGCCTGCGGGTGACCTGCGGCAGCGGCACCTACATCCGCAGCCTGGCCCGCGACCTGGGCGAGGTGCTGGGCTGCGGGGCGCACATCGCCAGCCTGCGCCGGCTCTGGGTCGATCCGTTCAGGCAGCCGCGGATGCGTACCCTGGAAGAGCTGGCGGCGCTGGCCCATACCGGTGGCGAAGCGGCGCTGGATGCCTGCCTGCTGCCGCTGGCGGCGGGACTGGCCGACTTTCCCCGGGTCGAGCTGGCGCCGGCCGAGGCGGTCCGCTTCGGCCAGGGGCAGCGCCTGCGGGGGCCCTGGCCGCCCGCCGATCCGGCCGGCGTGTTCGGCCTGGACGGGGCGCCGCTGGGACTGGCCCGGGTCGACGCCGACGGGCGGCTGTCGCCACAGCGCCTGTTCCGGGCCGTGGCCTGAGCGCAGGCTGCGCGTGCACGGCCAACGCCTTGTCCCGCAAGGCGCCGGCAGGTACAATTCGCGCGCCTTTTTCCCGGGCAATCCTTTCCGTCCTTTACCCCCATTCCCATCGGGGGCGGGGCGGTCTTCCGCAAGCGGCGGGTCAGGCGGTGCGCGCAGCGCGTTCCTGCCGGCCTCGCATCCACGAGAACACACCATGTCCATCGACACCCAGAAGATCATCGCCGACAACGCGCGCGGCACCAACGACACCGGTTCCCCGGAAGTCCAGGTCGCCCTGCTGACCGGCCGCATCGAGCAGCTGACCGAGCACTTCAAGACCCACAAGAAGGACCACCACAGCCGTCGTGGCCTGCTGCAGCTGGTCAACCGCCGCCGCAGCCTGCTCGACTACCTCAAGCGCAAGGACAACGAGCGCTACAAGGCCCTGATCGAGAAGCTCGGCCTGCGTCGCTGATGCAAGACCCCGCCGCGGCGCAGAGATGCGCCGCGGTTTGCATTTCGGGCATCGGCAAAGAATTCCGACGTCACTCCGGCCCCGCCGGAGCGCAACATCCGCCAGCGGCCGGGCTTTCCGGCCACCCGCATGCGGCAGGGGTCGCATCCGGTCTATCCGCCAGCAGCATCCTCAAGGAATCAACGTGGCAAAAATCACCAAAACCTTCCAGTACGGCAAGCACCAGGTCACCCTGGAAACCGGCGAAGTCGCCCGCCAGGCCGGCGGTGCCGTCGTCGTCAAGTTCGATGACACCGTGCTGCTGGTCACCGCCGTGGCGGCGAAGTCGGCCCGCGAAGGGCAGGACTTCTTCCCGCTGACGGTCGACTACCAGGAGAAGTTCTACGCCGGCGGCCGCATCCCGGGTGGCTTCTTCAAGCGCGAAGGTCGCGCGACCGAGAAGGAGACGCTGATCTCCCGCCTGATCGATCGCCCGCTGCGTCCGCTGTTCCCGGAAGAGTTCCGCAATGAAGTGCAGGTCATCGCCACGGTGATGTCGCTGAACCCGGAAGTCGACGGCGACATCCCGGCGCTGATCGGTGCTTCCGCCGCCGTCGCCCTGACCGGCGCGCCGTTCAACGGCCCGATCGGTGCCGCCAAGGTCGGCTACATCAACGGCGAATACGTGTTGAACCCGACCGTGAGCGAGCTGAAGACCTCCAAGCTGGAGCTCGTCGTCGCCGGCACCGCCAACGCCGTGCTGATGGTGGAATCCGAAGCCGCCGAGCTGTCGGAAGAGGTGATGCTGGGCGCGGTGATGTTCGGCCATCGCGAGATGCAGAAGGTCATCGCGGTCATCAACGAACTGGTCGCCGAAGCCGGCAAGCCGAAGTGGGACTGGCAGCCGCCGGCCAAGAACGAAGGCCTGATCGCAGCGCTGCGCCACGCCGTGGGCGACAGCCTGGCCGGCGCTTTCCAAGTGCGCGACAAGCTGGAGCGCCGCGACACCATCTCCAGCCTGAAGAAGGCCATCCTGGGCACGCTTGCGCCGGAAGCCGAAAGCAATGCCTGGAGCCCGGGCGAGCTGTCCAAGGAGTTCAGCGAGCAGGAATACCAGACCATGCGCAACTCGGTCCTCAAGACCAAGGTCCGCATCGATGGCCGTGCGCTGGACGAAGTGCGTCCGATCACCTCCAAGGTCAGCGTGCTGCCGCGCGTGCACGGCTCTTCGCTGTTCACCCGCGGTGAAACGCAGGCGATCGTGGCCGTGACCCTGGGCACCGCGCGCGATGGCCAGGTCATCGACGCCGTCGCCGGCGAGTACAAGGACCACTTCCTGTTCCACTACAACTTCCCGCCCTATTCGGTGGGCGAAGCCGGCCGCATGATGGGCCCGAAGCGCCGCGAGATCGGCCACGGCCGCCTCGCCAAGCGCGGCGTGCTGGCGGTGATGCCGACCATGGAAGCCTTCCCGTACACGATCCGCGTGGTCTCGGAAATCACCGAGTCCAACGGTTCCTCGTCGATGGCCTCGGTCTGCGGCAGCTCGCTGGCGCTGATGGATGCCGGCGTGCCGATCAAGGCGCCGGTGGCGGGCATCGCGATGGGCCTGGTGAAGGAAGGCGACGACTTCGTGGTGCTGTCGGACATCCTGGGCGATGAAGACCACCTGGGCGACATGGACTTCAAGGTCGCCGGCACCGCCGAGGGCGTGTCCGCCCTGCAGATGGACATCAAGATCGAAGGCATCACCGAAGAGATCATGAAGCAGGCGCTGTCGCAGGCGAAGGCCGGCCGACTGCACATCCTCGGCGAGATGGCCAATGCATTGACGTCGCCGCGCCAGGAGCTGAGCGAGTTCGCGCCGCGCCTGATCACCATCAAGATCCACCCCGACAAGATCCGCGAAGTGATCGGCAAGGGCGGTTCGGTGATCCAGGCCATCACCAAGGAAACCGGCACCCAGATCGACATCCAGGACGACGGCACCATCACCATCGCCTCGGTCAACGGTGCCGCCGGCCAGGCCGCCAAGGCCCGCATCGAGCAGATCACGTCCGACGTCGAGCCGGGCCGGATCTACGAGGGCAAGGTCGCCAAGATCATGGACTTCGGTGCCTTCGTCACCATCCT is a genomic window containing:
- the nusA gene encoding transcription termination factor NusA, giving the protein MSKELLLVVDAVANEKGVPRDVIFDALEAALASAAKKRYVDQDVVTRVAIDRKDGSYETFRRWEVVADDVVMESPDRQIRLMDAVDEADGVEVGDWIEEQIENPEFGRIAAQAAKQVIVQRVREAERQQVVDAWTDRVGELVTGVVKRAERGNIYVDLGGNAEAFIPKDKGIPRDVLRTGDRVRGYLYEVRSEPRGPQLFISRGAPEFMIELFKLEVPEVGQGLVEIKACARDPGDRAKIAVIAHDTRTDPIGACIGMRGSRVQAVSNELNGERVDIVLWNDNPANFVINAMAPAEVQSIIVDEDKHSMDLAVAEDRLAQAIGKGGQNVRLASRLTGWQLNVMTQDQVAAKSEAEQAVARQLFMDKLEVDEEIAGILVAEGFSTVEEIAYVPVGELLAVEGFDEDIVEELRSRARDALLNEALAVEEELDEHQPAEDLLALEGMDEETAFALASHGVRTSEDLSDLAADEVAEFGIEGLDEARAAALILAARAEEIARLERGA
- the pnp gene encoding polyribonucleotide nucleotidyltransferase translates to MAKITKTFQYGKHQVTLETGEVARQAGGAVVVKFDDTVLLVTAVAAKSAREGQDFFPLTVDYQEKFYAGGRIPGGFFKREGRATEKETLISRLIDRPLRPLFPEEFRNEVQVIATVMSLNPEVDGDIPALIGASAAVALTGAPFNGPIGAAKVGYINGEYVLNPTVSELKTSKLELVVAGTANAVLMVESEAAELSEEVMLGAVMFGHREMQKVIAVINELVAEAGKPKWDWQPPAKNEGLIAALRHAVGDSLAGAFQVRDKLERRDTISSLKKAILGTLAPEAESNAWSPGELSKEFSEQEYQTMRNSVLKTKVRIDGRALDEVRPITSKVSVLPRVHGSSLFTRGETQAIVAVTLGTARDGQVIDAVAGEYKDHFLFHYNFPPYSVGEAGRMMGPKRREIGHGRLAKRGVLAVMPTMEAFPYTIRVVSEITESNGSSSMASVCGSSLALMDAGVPIKAPVAGIAMGLVKEGDDFVVLSDILGDEDHLGDMDFKVAGTAEGVSALQMDIKIEGITEEIMKQALSQAKAGRLHILGEMANALTSPRQELSEFAPRLITIKIHPDKIREVIGKGGSVIQAITKETGTQIDIQDDGTITIASVNGAAGQAAKARIEQITSDVEPGRIYEGKVAKIMDFGAFVTILPGKDGLVHVSQISNDRVEKVSDALKEGDLVKVKVLEVDKQGRIRLSIKAVEEGEDVAG
- the rbfA gene encoding 30S ribosome-binding factor RbfA encodes the protein MPTKSFHRTDRVSAQLRRELGTLVHEAVREHGLPSVSVSDVEVSRDLAHAKVFVTALLPERSAEAVKALKELAKVLRTELARRVKLRHVPELHFHYDDSVDRGERIEALLKENPPSGSDS
- the rpsO gene encoding 30S ribosomal protein S15 is translated as MSIDTQKIIADNARGTNDTGSPEVQVALLTGRIEQLTEHFKTHKKDHHSRRGLLQLVNRRRSLLDYLKRKDNERYKALIEKLGLRR
- the truB gene encoding tRNA pseudouridine(55) synthase TruB, whose protein sequence is MNSPRRFRPLDGILLLDKPAGMSSNAALQAARRLFRAEKGGHTGSLDPLATGLLPLCFGEATKLAGLLLGSDKAYEAGIVLGATTDTDDADGQVLRQRPMPALDRAVLEAALAPFTGVLQQRAPVYSALKQGGEPLYARARRGEAIEAPVREVVVQAIELLDFGPDRLRLRVTCGSGTYIRSLARDLGEVLGCGAHIASLRRLWVDPFRQPRMRTLEELAALAHTGGEAALDACLLPLAAGLADFPRVELAPAEAVRFGQGQRLRGPWPPADPAGVFGLDGAPLGLARVDADGRLSPQRLFRAVA